The DNA sequence CATGTTCGTTGAACCCAAGAAGGTCCTCCCCGTTGAGGATATAAACATCCTTCATCCCGTCTTTGATAACAGCCTCAACTGCCTGTTTCATAACAGTACGTGTATGTATAGACTTCTTAGAATAATCATCACTCCATACTTCACGGGTAGAAGTAATCGGTGTTCCTACGATAATAGGCACTGCCGGATGTTCTTTTCTCACAGTTTCCAGCATAACCTTAAACTTAACCATATCCTGCATACCATACGACTTCCCGAGGTCAAATACATAACAACACGCGGGGATTGAACTCACGAGTTTCACAACCTCAGGTTCAGCCTTACCCGCCCCGCCAAACCCGAGATTAACAAAATCAAGGTTTAACGCCCGGCATATCTGCGCTTCATACGACATCCCGACTTTCCCTGCACCGCTTGACTGGCATACGGACGAACCATAGAACACTATCGGCAGTTTATTTGCGAACTTAGGTTCCGGTGCACTAAACTTCGCGTCTTTATCCGCTCCTACGGCTCTCACAATAATTTCCTGGTGATAAGGAAGGTAAACAGTAACCTCTTTTTCCTTATTATCCAGTTCAGTGAATAACACAAGATCAGTCGTAACCCCGGGTTCTTCAGCAATAACGTGACGTAGATACTTACCATTTATATACACACACATACCCTTAAGATTACCTTTATTATGAGGTACCACGCGTAACGCAAGTTTTGTGGAGTTAGTCTTAATAAATATCCGCCCGCCGGAAGGTTTCGTTGCCTGCCGTTTCACACCTTTTGGCAATGACTCAAACTTACTTACCGGCATCCTCCAGAATTTAGGATTATTTTCTTCAAACCAGTACAACCCAAGAACTTTGAACTTAGAATTATCAGGGAACGGCAACCACGTAAACTCAATCTTAGGTTTTTTTCCTTCCCCATCATTTTCGTCACCGGTATCAATTGCCGCGGGCTGTGCATCTTCCTGTTCAGCGGTATTCTCCGCAGCACCTGCGAAAGATGATAACCCGAGAAACGATAAGTTCAACAACAACACGCTTGTCATTACCATAATACCGAAACTCCTTTTCATAAAATTACCTTACCCTCCCCTTTTTCTTAAAAAATAATCCTATTAAACAATATATTAAAAAAAATATTATACCATTAAAACACCGCATTTTTTTGATAATATACTATAATTCTGTAAACAATAATACATTTATGGAGGGAAGAATTTATGCAGGTATCACCCAAAAAAGTTGTGATCATAGGCTTTGACGCGCCAATCGTGAAATCCATTAAACGCTGTGTTAAAGAAGGCAAGATGCCAAACATAGCTAAGTTAATACAAACCGGTGTTTGGGCAGATAACTGCCTGGTTCCTCACCCAACGATAACCCCGCCTAACTGGACAACAATCGTTACTGGCGCATGGCCGGGTACACACGGGATTACGTGTTTCCATATACACAAACCCGGGACAGGCCTTGATTCCAATAATACATACGAAGCGTTTAACTCACAGGACTGCCAGGCTGAGTATATATGGGAAGCATGGGAACGCGCTGACAAAAAATCTATAGTCATCAACTATCCCACAACATGGCCTCCTAGGATGAAAAAAGGTGTTCAATTAGGCGGGTTTGGATTACACATCAACGACTGGCGCCATGATAAATCCGGTAAATACCTTGGTATCTGGGACTACCTACATCTACTCTCAGATGATCAGTGTATCACTACAGAAGAACTACCTTTTGCTGATGTCGTGAGCTTGGAAGACACAGGGCATACCTGGAAAAACCTACCCCCTGCAAAACGAAGCTTATCCGCAAAATTTAAGTACGGTGCGCGTAAAACCAGGATCAAAGTAACCCCGGTAACTTACTATGTGCTGGTACAGGACACTGACGGTAACGGGTATAACAAAGTATCATTATCAAAATCACAGGACGGTAACGACATATTTTTAACCCTTAAACAAGGCGAGTGGAGCAACAAAGTCAGTGACATATTTGAAACAGAAGAAGGTAAGAAAAAAGCGTTCTTCATGTGTAAACTCATAGAACTATCCTCTGACGCAAGTAAGTTAAACCTTTACGTCTCCCAACCAGTACATTACGGCGGATGGTCATTCCCTGATGATATCGCGCAAAAACTTGAACCCCTCAACGGCTTACCCTTACGCGCTATGGAAGACAGTGTCAACCTCGGATGGATTGATACCCAGACATACCTTGAACGTGCGGAACTTGAGAACACATGGTTCGCGGAAGCAGCGCAGTACTTAATGACAAACAATGAATGGACACTTTTTGCGTTACACGCGCATATCCCTGACCACACATACCACTTTTTGTTTCACCACAACGACCCTGTCAAGAGTAAAACAGACTTAGAAACCTGCCAGAAAGTTGAAGACATATTTTATGACAGTTTAGACAAAATGGTAGGCAAAATCTTTACCGCTGCGGGTGAGGACACACTAAAGATCATAGTCTCGGACCATGGCGCGGTACCCACGGAAGACCGTATGTCCCCGGAGTTCAAAAACTTCAGTATCCAACCGTTATTAACCAAAGCAGGGTTAACAGCCTATAAAACAAACGAACTAACCGGTAAGAAAGAAGTTGACTGGACCAAAACAAAAGCGATCTCCCAAAGGTCAGTTTATGTATATGTCAATCTAAAAAGCCGTGACCCGGATGGCATTGTTGAACCTGGTGAAGAATACGAAAAAGTACGGGAACAAATAATAAATCTGTTATACGACTATACTGACAAACATAACGGGAAGAAGCCAATCGCCTTCGCCTGGAAAAAAGAAGACGCGCGGATACTCGGCCTTTACGGTGACAGAATCGGGGATATAGTTTACGGTGTACACGCATGGGTTTCAGGTGAACACGGCCGACAACTAACCACAGGTGATTATGGCATGGGCTCGATGAAAGGATTGTTTATAATCAACGGCCCGGGCATAAAAAAAGGCGCGGTCCTTGACCGTAACGTATGGCTGGTGGACGTAGTCCCTACGATCTGTTATTCAATGAACTTACCTATCCCTAAGACTGTAGACGGCGCGGTTATTTACCAGGTATTTGAAGACATAGATTTTAAATCAAAAGAAACTGAAACTCTGCGCAAGAATTATGAACGCGTAAAAACCGCGTTGGAAGGCCAGCAATCATTGACACACAGTTATGATGAGTAACAGAAATGGTGACTAGCTTGCCGTTCGCGCTGAACTGGTAAATGGGGTCTCCTTTTTAATACGCGCCTTGACGGCTGTCAGCGGCAATCATGAATACTATCTTCTTACCATTGTCTATTTCATAAAAAAACCGGTTGTCGCCTATCCTGTACCGCCAGGTTTCCGGTGTGTAGTTCGTAAGTTTCTTGATGTTCTTCCCGAAATACGGGTTTTGTTTAAGCTGGGGATAGACGTACGCGCGGAGTTTCCGTTTAATACGGTCCTGCTGCCCGCTAAAGTCTTGGCCCAGATCATCTATGAACTGTGTGGTCTCGAATATCCGATAGTTATCCAACGAACTTCCCGTTTTGTTTCTTCGCGTCCAAATGGCCGGATTTAAGTTTTCCCATTAACTTTTTGTCAGACTTTATCTGCGCCATCTCTATAGAGTCTACGTTGCAGGACGCTTCAATGTCTTCTAACACCCGGGCGGTGATAAAATTCGAGATCGGCCGGTGTTCGGCTTCCGCGGCGGTAGAGATTGCTTCGTATTCTTTGTCCGCTAAACGGATGGTTATTACTTTAGGCATATATAATCCCTCCTTGCATATTCTTTAGTATTCATATATATTCTAACGTATTCTTGGTTGGTTGTCAAGCAGGTTGCTTATTATCATTTCTTCCCAAGGATACGGAAAACTTTTGTCCCGCAGTCCGGTTTTCATCCCCGCAAGGTTGTACCCGTAATGGAAGTACGGCATCCCGGAAAGGTTACTGTCTATATTTTCTACCCAATTGTTAGCGTTGTAGGTATACGACGTTTCTATACCGTTAGGGAACGTTATTTTCTTGCGTGTACCAGTTTTGTAGTAATCAAAACTTAACGTTCCCGCATCCTCGTCCGTTAGATAGTCCAGTCGGTTAAGTTCGTCATACCAAAACTCCGTAACCTTGTTATCGGGATAGGTTACTGTCTTACGGTTACCCACTGCGTCGTAGGTATGCGACAGGTTATACGTTTGGTTGGTTGACAAAAACTTTGTGGAAACGCTTGTCAGGCGGTTCAAAGTGTTTTGTGATATTGTGCTAAACATATTCATATTCCCGTTAAGTGAACTAACTCAACGCCGTCCCATCTGTGGACATCATATTGATTAACTTGAAATGTTATTTTATTGTGTCCACGAGTCCTGGGGATGTTATACTAACTCCTAATATTTTCCAGTCCTTATCAAAAGTAAAATATTCAACACCAGCAGAATTTTTGTACTGTACATCACATTTGACTTCATAATATTCGTCAAATTCTTTATTACTTTTAGAAAAATAAAGCACTAATGCGACTTTGTAATTCACTAACCCTCCCAATTTGTTATTAACTATTTCTGCTGTTTTCAAAAATTTATCAGGTTCAGGAAATCGGTTGCTTATCATGTTGTTTATGGACAAATATTGTTTTTGTTGAATCATTGTATAATACTGATCAAGAATATTTATTGCTTTTAATGTTCTATAATATTGCTGAATTTGTGGCAATGCTATTGATGACAAAACAATAACATTTATTAATATGCTAACCAATGCAACGATTTTCCATTTATTCATATTTCTCTCCTTAACTATTCAAAAGAATGACCACAATGTTCACATGTTTTGGGAGTAATGTCTGGATCCGAGGAAAATTCTATTAATTTATTATGACATTTAGGACATCTAAAATTCTTACCTATATAATACAGTAATATGAAATTTAATAATGCTAATCCTATAAATGTTAATATTGTATTTCCTTTAGAAAGAATAGCCAAAACAATCATTAGTATTGCATTACATATAAATCCAATTATTTTTATAGCTATGATTTTTTGTCGAATAGTCATATTATTTATTAAATAAACTAACTCCTATGGATGTTGTTCTCACGTTAACAACTGATACTTTCACTTCTGCTGGTGCCGGAGCTATATTAATTCCTACCGTAGGTGATGTAACACTAAATCCACTTAGTGGATTTGATAACGGAGTGGTAACCGTTCCCCCTGGTGTAATAACTGAACCATTTAATGAATATGACTCTGTGATTCCGGAATTCATTTCTGCTGGTTGCCCAAAAGAAACCGTAACCGAACCCCCCAGTGATAATTTAGTACCACTTACTACCCCTATACCTGTGTTGGATTTAAGTTCTGCCTGACCCTTTGAATTAGCACCAACAGAAGTGTATGCGAGTACTGAAATCCCAAACATATTAACCGACCCTCCTGCATTTACTCTTACAGATACTGTAGGTGGTTTTGTATCTTCTTTCTTCTTACCGGTATTAAAGAATCCGCCCTGCAATAATTTCATGCCTATACATTCATCCCCAGTAGCTTTGCACTCATTTTTTCTGCTGCAATCGTCTTGAACTATGTCTGCCAACATCTGATTACTAACAGTCACCCCTCCTGTCTCTTGTGTAGGTTCTGCACCGGTTTGTTGTTGCCTCAATAGTTCATCTTTTTCTATCTGCGCTTTAGCTTCCCAGTCTATGTTCGTAGATTCGTCTATTATTTCGTTCACTACCGCCAGTTCTTCCAGCCAATTTATCATCGCCAAGCCTTCTTCTGTTAACCCGAGTTCTTCCCA is a window from the Elusimicrobiota bacterium genome containing:
- a CDS encoding RHS repeat-associated core domain-containing protein, with translation MGARYYDSFVGRFISRDPVTDMSDSVSFNKYVYCRNNPLNLIDPKGLQAEEIEEIMNSWTMWEELGLTEEGLAMINWLEELAVVNEIIDESTNIDWEAKAQIEKDELLRQQQTGAEPTQETGGVTVSNQMLADIVQDDCSRKNECKATGDECIGMKLLQGGFFNTGKKKEDTKPPTVSVRVNAGGSVNMFGISVLAYTSVGANSKGQAELKSNTGIGVVSGTKLSLGGSVTVSFGQPAEMNSGITESYSLNGSVITPGGTVTTPLSNPLSGFSVTSPTVGINIAPAPAEVKVSVVNVRTTSIGVSLFNK
- a CDS encoding SGNH/GDSL hydrolase family protein, whose amino-acid sequence is MVMTSVLLLNLSFLGLSSFAGAAENTAEQEDAQPAAIDTGDENDGEGKKPKIEFTWLPFPDNSKFKVLGLYWFEENNPKFWRMPVSKFESLPKGVKRQATKPSGGRIFIKTNSTKLALRVVPHNKGNLKGMCVYINGKYLRHVIAEEPGVTTDLVLFTELDNKEKEVTVYLPYHQEIIVRAVGADKDAKFSAPEPKFANKLPIVFYGSSVCQSSGAGKVGMSYEAQICRALNLDFVNLGFGGAGKAEPEVVKLVSSIPACCYVFDLGKSYGMQDMVKFKVMLETVRKEHPAVPIIVGTPITSTREVWSDDYSKKSIHTRTVMKQAVEAVIKDGMKDVYILNGEDLLGFNEHDGLSRDGVHPSDHGFYLIATRMLPVIKKALGM
- a CDS encoding DUF6290 family protein, giving the protein MPKVITIRLADKEYEAISTAAEAEHRPISNFITARVLEDIEASCNVDSIEMAQIKSDKKLMGKLKSGHLDAKKQNGKFVG
- a CDS encoding alkaline phosphatase family protein yields the protein MQVSPKKVVIIGFDAPIVKSIKRCVKEGKMPNIAKLIQTGVWADNCLVPHPTITPPNWTTIVTGAWPGTHGITCFHIHKPGTGLDSNNTYEAFNSQDCQAEYIWEAWERADKKSIVINYPTTWPPRMKKGVQLGGFGLHINDWRHDKSGKYLGIWDYLHLLSDDQCITTEELPFADVVSLEDTGHTWKNLPPAKRSLSAKFKYGARKTRIKVTPVTYYVLVQDTDGNGYNKVSLSKSQDGNDIFLTLKQGEWSNKVSDIFETEEGKKKAFFMCKLIELSSDASKLNLYVSQPVHYGGWSFPDDIAQKLEPLNGLPLRAMEDSVNLGWIDTQTYLERAELENTWFAEAAQYLMTNNEWTLFALHAHIPDHTYHFLFHHNDPVKSKTDLETCQKVEDIFYDSLDKMVGKIFTAAGEDTLKIIVSDHGAVPTEDRMSPEFKNFSIQPLLTKAGLTAYKTNELTGKKEVDWTKTKAISQRSVYVYVNLKSRDPDGIVEPGEEYEKVREQIINLLYDYTDKHNGKKPIAFAWKKEDARILGLYGDRIGDIVYGVHAWVSGEHGRQLTTGDYGMGSMKGLFIINGPGIKKGAVLDRNVWLVDVVPTICYSMNLPIPKTVDGAVIYQVFEDIDFKSKETETLRKNYERVKTALEGQQSLTHSYDE
- a CDS encoding type II toxin-antitoxin system RelE/ParE family toxin, with the translated sequence MDNYRIFETTQFIDDLGQDFSGQQDRIKRKLRAYVYPQLKQNPYFGKNIKKLTNYTPETWRYRIGDNRFFYEIDNGKKIVFMIAADSRQGAY